In the Solanum pennellii chromosome 5, SPENNV200 genome, one interval contains:
- the LOC107019997 gene encoding protein PELPK1-like, whose protein sequence is MAYKYIPSFFLLLFVTLFLTSSYVIQAEARNLLEVTIPELPKTELPHLPEIPTLPKLEFPEIPKPELPTLPKPEFPEIPKPEFPPFPKAELPTLQKFEIPVIPKPELPILSKPEMPQVPKKP, encoded by the coding sequence ATGGCTTATAAGTATATCCCatcttttttcttgttattatttGTCACATTGTTTTTAACTAGTAGTTATGTAATTCAAGCAGAAGCACGCAATCTTCTTGAAGTAACTATCCCTGAGCTTCCTAAGACAGAATTGCCACATTTACCTGAAATTCCAACTTTGCCTAAACTTGAATTTCCTGAAATTCCGAAACCTGAGTTGCCTACATTACCAAAGCCCGAATTTCCAGAAATTCCAAAGCCGGAGTTTCCACCATTTCCAAAGGCTGAACTTCCAACTTTACAAAAATTCGAGATTCCTGTCATTCCTAAGCCTGAATTGCCAATTTTGTCAAAGCCAGAAATGCCTCAAGTGCCTAAAAAGCCTTGA